Within Salvia splendens isolate huo1 chromosome 21, SspV2, whole genome shotgun sequence, the genomic segment TTTTGGATAATGGCCTCCATATGAAATTTAATGTTTAGGATTCTTTgctaaaaatgaagaaaatggcaAGTATCTTTTGTTTATTGAATTAAGTCAATTATATTTGATGTCTGTTTCTGTTACTTTTCGTTATTGTTAGGGTTCTCTTCTGGCTGTATTAAGACAGTTCTCCCGTTTTAAAAGCGACAAGCAAGCGATATCTGTCGGATTTGTCGGATATCCCAACGTTGGAAAGTCGTCTGTTATCAATACTTTGAGTACAAAGAATGTAAGCCACTCTTCTGTTGTTTATTTTGTCAACTCAGAAGTTGTCCTTTTAACTCTGTATGCTTGCTACATCTTTTGATCATCAGGTTTGCAAAGTTGCGCCGATTCCCGGGGAGACTAAGGTGTGGCAATACATCACACTTTCAAAGAGGATCTTTCTAATTGATTGCCCTGGAGCAGTTTATCAGAGCAATGACTCTGAGGCAGATATAGTCTTAAAGGGTGTGGTAAGTAATATACTTTATCAGTCAAATGTTTTTAGTGTTTCTTGATGTTTTTGTATATGGTCTAGaagattgtcccatttttccttTTATATAGGGGTGGGATATGATTAGTTATAATAGAGTTCAagttcattggtgaatgattctatggttaataaattcaattatcATCAGAAGCAAAATGGGAATGACTAATGAAAATATTaaagttcataatttttctcCGACCTTATTCATGATACAAATATTTCAGTCTGTTCTGCATAGTTAAAGCTTCAATTAAAACCTTTAATCTGCACTCAAATTTCATTGCTATTTATTTCTGCCttttttatgcaaatttcaCCCAAACAGCTATGGCTTTCTATCCATTTTGTCTGCTAGCTGACATTACAGTTTGTATGATTGTAATCAGTAGTAGAAAAGATTACTTACAAATTTTTTCTTAACCATTACAATGTATGCTATGTATACCTGCATAAAACACCTTTTGATTTACAGGGAGGATGACAAAGATTTCCTTGCTCAGCTTTGCAAGTTGACTGGTAAACCTCTCAAGGTAAAATCTCCCATGTCATAAAAGTTCAAGAAAGACGCTATGTCTTCTGCATTGTGCAAATACAAACTCATTCATGAGGCACTTTTTCTTTCGATGATTAGGGGGACGAGTCTGATTATACGACTGCTGCGAAGATGATCCTCCACGACTGGCAAAGGGGTAAAATACCGTTTTTCGTCCCACCACCTATGGAAGAGGAACAAGCATTGGATGAAGTTGAGGTTGATGCCGTTGCTGATGATTAGGCGGCTGCTGCTAGAAAGGGAATCGATGAGGTTATTTCTTCCCAGGAAATCGATACACTTGTCGTTCAAAAGGACCTCTTCAGCGAGCAAGAGTTGACGGGAGCTACGTTGGAGTCATAGATGAAGAGGCTTGAAGCTTTTCTGTTTCCTTATCTTTCTCTTTTCATAATTTCTTCTCATGTCCCTTTTTCCTCTTCCACGTCttgggttatgattttttctaTACATGACTTAATTTTCATGCTTAATTTCATTATGTTTCAGTTTTAGAGCATGTAACCCCAAGCTTTCATGTTAATTTTTCATGgtatatcatttttaaaaacctcaaattttgagaaatttatttttgttccaTGGATTTTAAAGTTAGTTTATATGTAAAGGGAAATTGGTCAGAAAAACTTTGAACTTTCACAAAAATATGATATTTCCTAGTACAACTTTTAAAAGTAGTAAAAGTTATTAACTGTTCGAATTGTGTAGATTTCCCACGCTAAAATTTCCGGCATAAGTTTTGCCTACATGGAATGCTAACACTAATTTTAGAGCATTCATATTGTCTTCAGTTTCATCTTCCCAACAAGATAGAATATAGTTTCGACTATTACATGTAGGCAGAATTTATGCCGGAAACTTTAGTGAGAGAAATTCGCACAATTTGAAAAGTTAGTGATTTTTAAGAGCACTTTCAAAGGTTGTGGGGAATATCAAATTTTGTTGAAAGTTCATGGTTTTTCTTATACCAATTTTCTATATTATCCAATACTGATCCATTAATGTGAAAGATCATCCAGCCTAACGAATGACCACAAATAAAAAATCCGTCACATATTCAATAAATTTGGAATTTGGTGACTTAAAACTGAAGATTGGTGAAAGAAAACTACTTACCATGTCACTATAAgtagaattaaaattattcatGTTATTACCTAATCATAATCTTAAATTAATACTATCATTTTCTAAAGAAAGATAAAAGCACGTACCTATCTTCACAATTTCACCCACTCTTTgttattgagagagagagatggttaCTTTTGGTGGGTTAAAGGTCCATTTTCGTTTTGAGTATTCTTGATATTAAAGGTAAGATGCCTATCCAACGCTCCCCATTTTAACTTTATAAAATACTACAAAaaatgtgtgtatgtgtgtgagaAGAGAGGTGAAGGTAGCATGTTGCATGTGAGCTAAAGTGAATATATGGGAGAGAAAGGGCCATTTCACCTCTTTGCTTTCTTCACACATACACTATATAGATAGCAATCCAACTATATATCAAGAACATATCTACACAAGCCCCAAAAAAACTTTttatctttctctttcttactagAAGAATCAGCCTTCATCTTGATCTGCATAACAATGGCCTCCAAGTTTCTGTTGGTGACAGTTTTCGTGTTTGATTTGATTGCTTTTTCGCTTGCTGTTGCAGCCGAGCACCGCAGATCATCTGTCAGTCTTTCAatctcattattatttttttattataaattcttCGGACTAACATCCACCGTCTCTTCAGGCAAGCGTTGCAACTGAGGCGAACATGGAGTTTTGTGTTTATGATTCGGACATAGCCACCGGCCTTGGAGTGGGCTCATTCTTGTTCCTTATGGTTAGCCAACTAATAATCATGGCTGCAAGTAGGTGTTTATGCGGTGGGAGAGCTCTCCAGCCCGGTCGTTCTAGGGTTTGGGCGATTGCGTTGTTCATCTCCTGCTGGTATATTTCGTATCGATTAGCTTCAACATTCATTACTCACTCGAAAAAAGTGTGTTGCCCTAAATTCAAGCGGATGCAGGGTGGCATTCTTCATTGCTGAGGTGTGCTTGTTAGCTGGCTCAGTAAGAAACGCGTACCACACCAAGTACAGGACATACTTGTCAGCAACTCCTCCCTCGTGTGAGACGTTGAGGAAGGGAGTGTTTGGAGGCGGGGCAGCATTCATATTCTTCACCGCCATACTCTCTCAACTTTTCTACATGACTTTTTCCAAAACCGGTGACGTCTCTCTCCCTATGAGAGGGGACACCGGAATAAGGATGGGATAGAGGAGAGGTTTTCGTTCCTCGTGGGTACACAAGCATATCTGAATAAATTTGCAGTGTTGAATTGAGATTTGCATACACAATGTATGTTTTGTGGCATATACAAGAGCTTTGTAGGTCTTTCGTATAGTGGCTTGTTTTGTATGCACAACATTCATATGTTATAGAGTTGGAAATGTAATTTTGTAGTGTTATTGACTGATGAATTGTATGTTTCCTACTTTTTTTATGCCTTTTAGATTTGTTAAAACCgtggagtgatcaattgctaactacaactaatttaagaccataggattttagaaatcttgtggtctaaaatttgctaCGTGTAAtttttcgtttttattaattaaataaaaaaagataaaaaactaccaaattagggtattggatgaaaatgtcaatacagtgtctcgaaaatatcaacacaatgctttgagaatgtcaacacaatgctttgagaatgtcaacataatgctttgagaatgttaacacattgcttatattgacattttacatatattatattgacattttttatatactatgttgacatttgtgctgtacgaaaaaattgaaaattttcgattttttttttcaaattttgacatcggaacatatgcaagtgaaatctcgttagaatccttatgaaattatatttaatttgatatatgttgtgcgaaaatataatttaaaacgagaaagttatatgcgttttaaagttatgggatattttttaaaagttagttataactaatttgttgtaaattgaccttaatacccttatagacattttttttatcatattgaCATTCCGaggctgatgatctaggcctttgatttgaatatctaatgactattatttaattataattaataattaagtattgagttagcaacaTAACACTCCTCCGTTAAAACCTATATGAGCTCTTACAACTAGAATTGACAATTATATGAATAAAAGTGTCAGCGCCCACAATTAAAAACACATATAAAcgtgtccaaaagaaatgctcAAACACGAACCAATGGTTCAGAATCATCACAATTCTTTCCTCCAAAGCAACTTCAAATCTATTGATTTAGGATTGTGTAAGCATTGTATTATACTATCAAACGATGTTTTAATTTGAAAGTTGTTTATCATCATCACATAATAACACAAGTTGAGCAAAGAATAACTCATGATTTGCATCAAAACAGGGGTTATTCATGGATACATATAGTTGATAATCCTGTACACAAGTGCAGAGACAAGAACAAATTACAATTAAACAGTGTTGACTTTGTCTGCCAGGCATCGTAGTATGCATCCCAATCCCGCTCTTTCTGTGAGTTTTTCATGAATTTTTAGGCATTGGTCACACGTAGGACGATCTCCAGTAGATAAACCTCGATATAAGTACCTATTAATCACATAGATGGATTTGTTTATAATAAGATTGATGATATCTATGCAACAGAGAGACTTGGATGACTAGAAAGATTATCTTAAGGAAGAAATGTTTCAACGATTCATCACATGACCATGTTCAGGAACAGAAAACACAACTATAACATTTAGATATCATCCCACTCTGAGTATAGGTATACATTCCATAGCTTCTACATTTAGTATATGCACCTTCGACGATAGCCTACAAGATGGTTCGTTTTTTTGTTCTTCTTTCATATATGCAGCAGCCTACTTATTAAATTAGTCTCctcttaaaatataaatttaccTTCTAAGTTAGCTTCTTCCAGCTACTCCAATACTTAACATTATCCAGACTCGGAAGAATTCTTTTTTCAACATCCTCACACTTCCTTCCAAAGTgtgttttccacttcacaaaTAAACACCCTCTGATGGTATCTACTATGACTGCTACAGGCCAACCTTCTTCACTAGGGTGATATAAAAATATCCTTAAGGAGTCCAGAGGCTGCTTAAGGGTGGTTTATACCAGGCTCAACTCTCGAGATGAAATCTGAGCACAATAGTAAGACGTCTTCAAACCTTTCCATGAACTAAATATTCAAACAATACCACGGATCAGGTTAAATCATCTACAAGACTTCAGCAATTGTATTTCTTATAGAACTTTCTATATGAATCAGGTTATTAGTTGCTCCCTGTCATGATGCAGAATACGTCACTTGTCCAAGTTAAACCTGTTTCATGAATTCTGCTACATTTCTAGATGAAATTGTGTCCAAAGGATCTATAAACAACATAAACTACTTTGGCTTATCTTCTCATTTTGTGCAGTTGTTGCAAAAGTGCCATACCATATCAAGTCAATTACAACTATTAGGATATGCACCAGTTCCAATTAGCACTTGCGTCTCCTTGATTCTTTTACCTCTCAGCAAGCTCAATAACTTTTCCAGACATGATTTAACATCTACAGTTATTGTTCTTTTCCcaaatactaataaatttaaCCATTTTAACAAATTCTCCCAATCATCCAAAATTCTAAACTAAACAAATACTATTTGTTAGATCATGCCTGGGTAAATCCAACAACTACAATTTACACAAGCAATAAAGAGAAATGCATCTTATAGGTAAAGCCTGCAACTTCCATCACAACTCACAAGATAAAATCCGAAACCATTAGAAGATCTGAAATATCAAATTTAGAACAGCACCTCATATCGCTAAACTACTCCTACATCTGAATAAGCAAAACAGGGAGATCAAACTTCTTATTGAAAAATCTCCATAGGAATACCATCTACAGAAACTATCCatgaatggtaatttggataaaCTATGATGCAATATCAACAAAGATACAATTATTTCACGATTAAGGGGTTTAGACTTACTTCATCAGAACATCGTAGTACTCCAGATCAAGAGCTGAGAACAAACTATCGATATCTTTTATCGCCATTATCGCCCTATGCACCACTATCCAATTCGCAGACTTCAAAAGGAAAAATCAACActcaattaatgaaatcagtGATGTAAGGGAATCAcacaaaaactgaaataaaatgattaattaattcttACCTTGCAACGCTCGTCTTTGGTGACGGGGGGCGAACCTTCAAGAGCTGTCTTCAAAGCTTCAACCGGTTTATACCTGAAATTAAAACCATTATTCACAAAACCATCAAATGCGATAGCAATTTTGTATAAGATTTTGGCCTACTGTTTGAGTAGGCTCTCGATCTTGCTCGATTTGTGCTCGATTCGTGTGAAAATGGCTTCTGCATTATCTGCTTCCACAAATTCTGCCATCGTTCAaatctaaattaaaattttcagctGCTGCTTTAGGCTTTACGGAATCCGGAATTGGAATGGATCCTCTGCAGAGGCTGCGGTGTTTAAAACGCAGACCAATTCCCTTGAAACGCAGCAAATAAAATAGGACCTCATTTCTTTATTCAGTTTAATGTGGGCCCACATATAATGTATACAAAGTCGATACTGGACCAAAACTGGACCTCATTTCTTTAAAATGCAGGTATTAGTATTGTTTTTAGAGTACAAGGCTAAAACTTACCTCCACGTAGGtctattttacaattttgatcatatattttatttttaaatttttgcatcctaaacatttcaactcgggtCACAATTAGTCCTACATTAataattccgtcaatttttaaacgtttttaactttattttgaccgattttgatggttttaacgGTCTCattcgggttaaaaccgtttaaaaatcgggttaaaaccaTTTAAAAATTGACAGAATTATTAGTGTGGAACCAATTGTGACCCGAGTTGAAATGTCCAGgatgaaaaaattaaaagataaagtatagaaccaaaatcataaaatgagcatatattcaggaccaattttggcatttactcttgtttttattttgcataGTTTTGAccagtgttttttttttgttttggcaTTCACTCTTGTTTTTATTCTGCTTTTCTCGCTTtataatgctaaacatattttgaaatcaaatattattatatatgtatttataggaaaatgatcaataaatTGTATTATGGCAAACCATATCTTTAAATCCTTGTactttgattgtttatttcaataggtccttatacaattttttcgttttagtaagtccttatacttttatattcgatatattCCAATCAttatttgacggaaccgttaactttttcgttataaaataacacatcatatattaattatttgaataaatttcaCCTGATATCCTAGTTAGAAAATATGAACATAACATAgatataaaaaaagataaaaacaaaaacaaaaaaactaaaGAATTCCAAACCGTTAAAAGAAATTTattgtttgattatttgaagttcgaatattcatatatatttggTTCTTAATATTCGAActtcaaataatcaaacaacaaatttcTTTCAATGCTTTGGAATTCTTtagttttttggttttttttatatttatgtttgttggggtttggagccccttgtacagcggaagacttgtacaaaacaaataaatcagacgtatgatctatttgacagattatgggattaatctattcacatgttaacacagaattgcatgctagagcacaaataattcatgcttaaataatataaatcctaaaacatgaattctacggtttagagttactgatttgattctccaaagaatcgtcgattgccagtgccttctccacgatgatcttcaatactagaccatgGATCTTCTGATTGGTTctcgaactgtattccgatatcAGTTTGGgatgatcttatcgaaacactaggactcgaataaagaagacagatttctttcacggaggaggagctgaaaaactcacgaAGGAGAgctgaaattttcgtcccctactGCAGAGATGagagggacgaaattttctctctcacaattaattgtcttttctgtctccttaatccatctaggattagtcgtaatagaactaaatctatccaaatccatatgataaaaataaattaatataaatattaatcctaatccatctaggatttttCTTGGAGTAAATTcatagaattagataatattatattaacaCCATTCAAATCCATCCAGAACTCATATAAGAATAAACTCATATAaactcataggataagaataaaatattatattattactatCCAAATCCGTCTAGaactcatatatgaataaattcatataaattcatcggataagaataaaataatattatcattatctaaatccaactaggatttgtcTAAGAATAAATTCATAGAAAttcataggatatagataaaaattagattgTCATTTTCGAAATATAACTATGATTCATCAAGaaattaaatccatataattccataaataaggaaaaaatctaatttatccatgatttaattcataaattaaatctcatataatatataaaatccacaaaagatatattcaaatcttatttctaaattaatcttgattatttccaaaattgaatgcaAGCATTTGAAAATCCTAATCATTTTGGAAAGCAGTTATCCGTTGAGCTATGCGAGGCGATGGAACACGAGTCCGGGAGCCTTAGCAGGGCTCCCACTCAAAACACCGCCTCTGCTGCCCGACGAAACTGCCATCAACACCGCCGCTGCGTCGACACCGTCAAACCACTGACGTTACACACCGACGCTGCTCGCTGCTGCTGGGACATCGCTGTCGCTCCAGCTGCCAGCGCCGCTGCATCTTTTCCCCTGCAAACGCTGCTGTAGCAGCTGCTGTGTCGCGGTCCGATCGGCGCTGCAACGTCTGCTCGCTGATCGCCTATCGAGTCCGGGAACTTCCcacgaagggctcccactcgcACCACAGCCGCTCCTGCCTGCGTGACGACGTCGCTGCTGTGTCGTCTTCGTCACCGCTGAACGCTGTGGCTGCTGTTTTCGGGCTGTCGTGACTGCACCTGCTGTGCCGCGTCGCACAAACTGCCCAGTCCGTAGGCTTGGGCTGTCGACGCAGCCTGCCCAGCGTGCTATGTCGCCCGCTGCTTCGTCATCGCAAACACCCATGACACAAAACTAATTACGGTGCTTGAAAACGTTCAGCGCAAGAAATTCTAGTGATCAGCCCTGATCACAATTCCTTGATTTTGAACTCCATGTAATCACGTCACGGAATCACATATATGATTAAACTTCACGCATAGAGTTCAAACTTTGTTTACACGTACAAAATGTTAACTCTAATCGAACGAGTTGTTGAAGATCACAATCTTGACGTTGTGTATTTGTGATTGAATCTTGAAGAGaaattttattgaattgaaaaaggaaaatatcAATCCAGCAACTATACATTCAGCTCCTTTTAAACTACCGCTATAACAACTAACGGCTACTTTAACAAAATCTAATCCTGCGGTCAGGATTTAATCATCTTCATCTTACGGAATGAACGGCTGCTGAGCTTTCTCCAGCTTAGACGATCATACacctttcttctcttcttcaatTACTTCATCAATTGCAACTAAGCAATTAACTacttcacaaatctccaccttcatTGCTTAG encodes:
- the LOC121783858 gene encoding uncharacterized protein LOC121783858, with the translated sequence MASKFLLVTVFVFDLIAFSLAVAAEHRRSSASVATEANMEFCVYDSDIATGLGVGSFLFLMVSQLIIMAASRCLCGGRALQPGRSRVWAIALFISCWVAFFIAEVCLLAGSVRNAYHTKYRTYLSATPPSCETLRKGVFGGGAAFIFFTAILSQLFYMTFSKTGDVSLPMRGDTGIRMG
- the LOC121783572 gene encoding actin-related protein 2/3 complex subunit 5A, which gives rise to MAEFVEADNAEAIFTRIEHKSSKIESLLKQYKPVEALKTALEGSPPVTKDERCKSANWIVVHRAIMAIKDIDSLFSALDLEYYDVLMKYLYRGLSTGDRPTCDQCLKIHEKLTERAGLGCILRCLADKVNTV